TACTGAGAATCGAAAACTCAGCGGACGCCCTTTGGTACTCATCAATTCTCAAGCTGTCAAATTTATTGCTTTCAACCCCCAACAGCACAACACGCTAGCCGGATTAAACGCCGCACTACCAAACGTTACCGACAGTTTTGTCGCAGCTGCATGGCTAGTCAAGGACAATCAACCGCAACCCGCCAGTACCTTTGGTAGTTTGTTTGATTATGACGCGGCTCGCCACCGAGCTTTTTGGGGAATCAATCAAGCAGGACAACCAACAATCGGTGTTTCTACAACACTAATAGATTCAGTGTCGCTAGGAATCGCACTTGCTCAAGCTGGATTGCGCGACGCTGTGATGCTCGATTCTGGTGCAAGTACTTCACTTGCTTACAAAGGAGAATCCCTTGTCGGTTATACGCCCCGCCCTGTACCTCACGTTGTGGCATTGGTTCCTCCACAAACAATGACTCAAAGCAACTGTGTTATGGCATCTAGGTAAGTCGATGAGCCTGCACCGCGTGCTTCAGAAAGAATCTCAGGAGAATAATATAATTACAATTACGATTAAACTGCACCCCAGCCTGGCGGTGGTAAGGCAACTTGATCGTCTGGTTTCGATTGCGAAACGCGCTGCATACTAGCTGATAGCCAAATAAACATCTCTTGAAAATTAAGTCCTTTTAACTTCAATGGCGTACGCACGACAATCTGGCTAAGACGATCCATGTTAGCCCCTTCGACACCTACCGCAAAAAAGGCAACGCGCTTGCTATTTTCATCATCTCTAATTCGCTGTGCCGCTTGTTCTACAAGGCTTTCTAACTCTCCTTGTGGTTCGCCATCTGTAATGAGAAACACCCAGGGACGATAGTAGGCAATGCCGTTGTTGCGATACTCAGTTTTGCGCGCCTGAATTAAATCTAGCCCTTGATGAATTGCTGCACCCATGTGAGTCAAACCATGCGCAACGAGGGTTGGTGGCTCGAACTGATCGGCAGTGACAAACTCTTGAACAACTTTTACCTCAAAATTGAATGAAATAATCGCTACCTCAACTCGTTTTCTAGCAAGGCTGTCACGATTTAACTCATCTCTAAATACTTTTAATCCTTCATTTAGTGCTTCAATTGCTTCGCCCTGCATCGAACCAGATGTATCTAGAAGCAGAACACAAGGACACCGTGGTTCTGGGTTTTCGGCGAATTCTACAGCATCTTCAAGTTTCAAAATTTCTGGCATAGATCTATATTTGAAAATTCTCTAGTTATTGAAGCTACTACAGGTTGAACCGTGAGTTTCTTAAAATTAATTGATTATCTTAACAGAGATAACAAAAAACTACTCTACTTAATTAAATTTTGGCTGTCATACCGGAGGTTGCCTAATTTTAGATAATGTGCTAAGCAATTTTTATCTACACTTTTAAGTAGCTTTTATACAAACTCATTAAAATATCTGCAATATTCTTCAATCTTCTGCAATTTTAAACTATCAGCTAGGCATACATTTTCTTGAAGTTATCTTGAACATTAAACGTGAAGCAAATTAGAGAGCTTTGTTTAGTAGCCTTCTTATCTATTTGAATTAAGATGCTATTTTTCAAGTTGGCTGTCTTACATTTGTATACTCTATAGATTAAAGAACATCTATCATAACTTTTGATAAGCACAGACCACTTAGAGTTTTAGACTAAGTGTTTTGAGGGAAGTTTCCTCAATGCAAGCAAGATTACGAAGTTACATATAACAAAAATTTAAATTAAAATGCAATTGTATAAATTTAGACTCAGATAATCTGCGTAATAGTTCGTTTAATTTCATCAATTTAGGGTGCTGGTCGGATAGCAGGGTTGGATAACTTAAGTATTTTTCCAGGCATAACGTAACATTAAGTTACAAATTACGCAACTCTAGTCATCGTTAACGCCAGGTTTTAATTAGCCGTAGCGTTCATCGCCGCGAGGAAAGCTTGTTGAGCCACTTGCTTGTAAGCCGTATCTAGATAGTTCATCAATACATCGGATGAATTAGCATCAGAATCGTCAGCTAGATCGTGGGACAGTGGAATTGCGCCTAACGTTTCTAGGACATCACTGCTGGTTGATGGAGCGATCACGACTAAGTTAGGATCGAGTGGTTCTTGATACTGCCAAAACGATGCACTCGTGTTGGTTGATGTCGTCTCCAGTGTAGATGAAATTGGCGCTGGTTCAGTACTCACAACTTCTTTTTGGTGCGCGCTGCGAAACTCGCGCAAAGCATCGATAATCTGGTTTTTGGTTCGTCCGCGCAGCTGAAATAAGACAAAAGGATCTTCGCTAAAGCGATCGCCTAGCTGATAGTACACTGCACCAATATGCTTACACGGATTAGCTTTATCAGGGCACGAGCATTTGCTCCGCACTTCGGAAAGTGTAAACGGAAATAACGATAGTCCATTGGCAGTAAAGACTTCTTCGATATTAGGTGGCATTTCACCTGCTAGGAGTTTTGCCGCAAAAATCGCGCGTTGCGACATTGTTTCAATGACGTAACCCCACTGTTCATCGGTAAAAGGTTCCAGAAATAGCGAAACTTGATATGGCTCAGGTTCTGTGCCTTGTACCCGTGCTGATACTTTTGCGCCTTCAAACTCTATACTCAAAACATTACCTTGACGCGCGTAGTTACGCGCCCGTTCCAGACGCTTTTTGAAGCGGTAAGAATCGAGGAGATCGAGCCAGCGTTGCGACCACCATTCGCGGCTTGCTTGAAAACTAAAATTGGTCATTCTGCATCCTCATCAATTACAGCATTACGGTCAAGCACGAGTAGATTGCGCAATTGATCGGTATCTAACTCTGTCAACCACTGTTCGCCTGCACCGACAACTTGTTCGGCTAAGGCTTTTTTGCTTTCAATCATTTCGTGAATTTTTTCTTCTAATGTTCCCGTACAGACAAACTTGTGGACTAAAACGTTCCGTGTTTGACCGATACGAAATACGCGATCGGTTGCTTGGTTTTCTACCGCAGGGTTCCACCAGCGATCGAAGTGGAAGACGTGATTCGCCCGCGTTAAATTCAACCCGACACCGCCAGCTTTTAAAGAAAGAATCATAATCGGCGGACCTTGCGGATCGTGCTGAAAGCGATCGATTATTTCTTCGCGTTGTTTTTTGGAAGTACTGCCATAAAGAAAGAGAATTTCACGCTGTAAATGCTGTTGTAGATAAGGTTGTAGCAGTTTACCCCACTCAGCAAATTGCGTGAAAATTAACGCGCGATCGCCTTCGGCTAAAGCTTCTTCCAACATCTCTCCAAGGCGCAGTAACTTTCCTGACTGACGCGGTTGTGTAATTTTATCTTGCTTGAAATACAGTACAGGGTGATTGCAAATTTGTTTGAGTTTGACGAGTAGTGCTAAAATCATGCCTCGTCGTTGCAGTCCTTCTGCGGATTCGATTTCTGCTAGTGATTCCTCGACGACTTGTTGATACAAGGCGGCTTGTTCGGGGCTGATACCACAAAACTCTGTCATTTCCTGCTTTTCAGGCAAATCTTGAATGATATCGCGATCTGTTTTGACGCGTCGCAGAATAAAAGGCTGAACAAGCGATCGCAACTGTGTTAGAGAATCAACATCACCGTATTTTTCGATCGGCATTGCAAAGCGCCGTTGAAAAAATTGTCGCGTGCCTAAATAACCAGGATTGAGAAAATCTAAAATTGACCACAATTCCTGCAGGCGGTTTTCCACTGGGGTTCCTGTCAGGGCAATGCGAAACGACGATTCGAGTTGGCGAATTGATTGCGACTGCTTTGCTTCAGGATTTTTAATATTTTGTGCCTCATCTAGCACAATTCCTTGCCACGAAACACTTTGTAAATCTTTGAGATCGCGGTGAATCAACGCATAACTTGTAATTACAAGATCGTGCTTGCGTGCGGCGGTGACAAATGTTTTACCTTTGGGACGCTTATCGCCGTGGTGCAGCATCACTTTCAACTGCGGAGCAAATTTTTTGACTTCGCGCTCCCAGTTGCCTAATACTGAAGTTGGACAAACCAGTAGTGTAGGATTTTCCAGTGCCCCTTGCTCTTTCTGATGCAGCATAAAGGCAATAAACTGAATGGTTTTACCAAGTCCCATATC
The Chroococcidiopsis sp. TS-821 genome window above contains:
- a CDS encoding VWA domain-containing protein — encoded protein: MPEILKLEDAVEFAENPEPRCPCVLLLDTSGSMQGEAIEALNEGLKVFRDELNRDSLARKRVEVAIISFNFEVKVVQEFVTADQFEPPTLVAHGLTHMGAAIHQGLDLIQARKTEYRNNGIAYYRPWVFLITDGEPQGELESLVEQAAQRIRDDENSKRVAFFAVGVEGANMDRLSQIVVRTPLKLKGLNFQEMFIWLSASMQRVSQSKPDDQVALPPPGWGAV
- a CDS encoding SWIM zinc finger family protein, yielding MTNFSFQASREWWSQRWLDLLDSYRFKKRLERARNYARQGNVLSIEFEGAKVSARVQGTEPEPYQVSLFLEPFTDEQWGYVIETMSQRAIFAAKLLAGEMPPNIEEVFTANGLSLFPFTLSEVRSKCSCPDKANPCKHIGAVYYQLGDRFSEDPFVLFQLRGRTKNQIIDALREFRSAHQKEVVSTEPAPISSTLETTSTNTSASFWQYQEPLDPNLVVIAPSTSSDVLETLGAIPLSHDLADDSDANSSDVLMNYLDTAYKQVAQQAFLAAMNATAN